The Felis catus isolate Fca126 chromosome B2, F.catus_Fca126_mat1.0, whole genome shotgun sequence region ctattaaagaaaaagaaaaatgatgtatGTCCTGGCAGAAAGAGAGTGTTTAAGAAAACTGCAAAATGTCTGAGGTGTTGGACATGCAGGCACCAGGAGTGATAAGCAGATACTTAAAGCCTGGCTACAGAATTTGGACCTCATTCTTTGGGATTAGGAAGGCATTAGAGCAGGTCTATGTTTTATATCAGCAgtatggaaaacagtctggaggacATAGCCTAAGAGGGAGACTTCCAAGGAGGCCAATGTGAAATTCATTCTCTTATATTTATTGTCcttctactatgtgctaggcacagtTTTAAAGTGATAGGGTAGATCAGTGAACTAGACAGTCAAGGTCTCCACCCTCACAGAGCTTTATACTCCAATGGGAAGAGACAGGCAATAGAAAAGCACACAAGATTAACAAGACTGTGAGGCATacagtgaaagaataaaaatagggTCTTATGAAAGAGTAAAGTGGGTGGGAAGGCTTCTTGAAAGCCAAGCCAGGAAAGGCCTTTCTGAGAGGAAAAtggacatgcagaagaaggagacagacacctctgggcagggggtggaggtgggagttCCAAAAGCTGACAAACCCTTGAAATTCTGTTGGACATCTGGTTTATATGTGCATTTTCTGGGAAGACTCTCAAAGGAGCATGACATCTCTTCCCCCCAAATGTTAAGAACCAGTGCATTTAGATGCTTAATGAAACATTTTGGGGTTCGAATCTATAGTTGGATGTTCAACCCAACAGAATGCAATAGTATCATCAGCAAATGATTGCAAAAATGTCTTTCTCAAATGTCAATGCTTTCTTATAAAGAATATTGCTGatttctttaaacattctttacttatacacatatatctttatatattattatatgttacttatacatatatatctttaaatattcatttactcatACACATATATCAgccataaatatgtaaatattcacTTACATATttgttatacatgtatatacacaatactgcacatataataatatatccatatcatatatatgcatacacgctccttcctctcccaccccacacaTTGATTTCATGGAACTGAAGTAAGAGATATACATTTGGAGGGCCAAACTGGTCTCCTATCATCTAAATTTATCctagatagaaaaaaatatcagcTTCTGTTCTTCTGTTGTAAGACCAATGACTGATCTGGAACCACCAGAGGTGGGCTTGCTCTCACCGGGGAtaccttccttcttccattttaattaaatttacatattGTAAGCATGGATAGAACTGTACATATATCCGTGCACATACGTACATTTAGCCAGCCCGACCCCCTGGCTTCATTCAAACAGGTGCCAGGGACCTGCGGAGATCTCTTAGCTCGCGGTCAGGGTCAGGGCCAGGGCCCAGGAAGGCCCGAGAAGTCCCTGCGGCCGTGACCTCCGCCCTTGCGGAGCCTCGGGGCGGCCCCTCCACCTGCGATGGCTGAGTGCGCCTGTCCGTCCGCGAGGAGGAGCGGAGGGGCGCAGGGGCCCGGACTCAAGGCACTGCCCTGGCGGCGCGGCTCGCCCCGAGGGGCTGGAGGCCTGGCGACCCCCAGAAGGCTCCGGGTCCAGGCGGCCCCCGACCGGCCCGCGGCCCCGGAATACCGGTGGCCCCGGTGGAACGCGGGGCCGTCGCGAGCGCCCCCGCTCCATGGTAGTTGCCGGGCGACCGGGCCGCTGGGGAGGCCCGCGGAGCCGcagccccagcccaggctggCCTCGCTGGGCCCGGCCTGGGCCCCTGCGTCCCGCAGGCCGTCCAGCGCCGAGGGGGGCGCGCTCGCGGCCAGCCGCCGTCCGCTGCCCCCCCTGTCCTCCCGCTGCAGGAAGGCCGAGTCCGAGGGGGCGCCCGTCAAGCTGTTCGCCCCGCACGCGGAGGGACCCGGGCCTCGGGGCAACAGCGCCTTCGGGGACGACGCCGACGACGACACGTGGGCATGCGGCGCCATGGGGTAAGAGGCCGCGGCCCGGGGCGCCCCCGCGAGCCCCACCTGCTGTCACCTGCTCCGTGCCCCGGACCGAGCCACCCCCGGCCCGGGAAGGAAGGGTCAGGAGGGGTAGCTCACTAGCGGGCTTTGCGCCTCCCACCTGAAcctctctccctgctttcctGTCCTGAGGCTCCTTTCGCCGACGCTTTGTCACAAAGGCCTCCTTgtctcttggcccctcctccaGGTGCGGTAGCCTtttccaggcaccccaggccctACTCCGTGGCACACACTTGGGGGGTCCCCAGGCTGTGCCACCTATTCAGCaaattccttcctcctccttcattgTTCCATCCCAGGGCCTGGCATAGAGCGGGTGGATCGATACCTGAATTGTACTCTTCTATTTCTTCAGGATCTGCCTCTCCTTCTAGGAGACAATAAATTGTAAATGATTAAGAAATATACTGATTACTGCGGTGGCTTTAATTTGTGATTCCACATAGTCATACATTAACCCAGTGATTGTCTTGTCTATTATCTTCTCAGATACTTCTACCTTATACAGTAGTGGGCTTAGAAACCATGATAGTTGGGCATGGAAAATAGTGTTTTGGTCCTTTGGGCCTTCTAGTGTCCCCAAAACATGCATGGGGGGCTATAAGGTTCATCCGGCTTTCAAATGGAGCACCTGTTTTGCCTAATGAAAAGCCAAAGAGTTCCTGGCCCTGTTTTATGAGTTCCAGATAATTGatgtattttttctaatttgttttttttttatttttttaatgttaatttatttttgaaagagagtgacagagtaggagtgggggaggggcagagagagggagacccagaatctgaaacaggctctaggttctgagctgtcagcacagagcccaacagggctcacaaactcacgaactgtgagatcacgacctgagtcaaaattggacactcaacggactgagccaccaaagtgcccctcaaatttgtattttttaagtgtatttatttattttgagagagagtgagagagagagtgcaagtgagagaggggcagagaggaggcgagagagaatctcaagccgactctgagctgtcagcactgagcctgacactgggctcaatcccactaactgtgggatcacgacctgagctgaaatcaagagtcagatgcttaaccaactgagccacgcaatTGCGcctctaatttgtattttatctttctaTCTGATATGTTTCCTTTCTCACTTAAGACCTTAATTTCCTAATCTTCTGTCAGTTAGATTTTAGAATTTGCtttgtctgtgttttttgtttgtttgtttgtttgtttgttttttgttttttgttttttttttgtctggcttgCACCTTATTTCTGGTTGATTTCCTATTGTTACCTCTTCCCTGTCCTCATAGTTTCTTTGTCCTCCATTCTAAACATTTTTGTAACCTCCTTTAGATGAGGAGCCAAAGCacaagctttgaaaaaaaaaaaaatcactgttataCCTTACCCATCTATTGTGCCTGTCCCACAACCTGTGTAGGATTTTAAGGAAACAGAGAtgcaaaatgggaagaagaaatggagagaacaaTGGCACCACCCCGCGTGCATCCAGCATCTCGAAGGAGGTACAGCCTGTGGCAGTGACCTGAGCATTAGGCAGCTGCTTTGCTAAGACAGAGCTCCTGCTGAGTCTTCCTGCTGAGACCCCTGCTGCTTTGTCATTGTGAGCGGTTTGTGTGGGATGTTCCTCTTGGGAACTTGCACTAATAGCAAAGGGAAAATTGTTATTTCTCTTAATGAAGGAGAAATTCACCAGCTTCCCTCCAAACCTCAAAACGCTTCCTGTTGCAATTGGACTTCGTGAAAGATGCCACATTGATCCATCAGGCCGTGCTCACCTTGTAAAATCTTCTCACACATAACTTTGTGAAAAGTGTTGATAAGGCAGGTGGGATATCAAAGAGCCTAATCGTTCCCAACCTGTAAGGAGTTTGCAATCCCGCTGATGTCGTGCGGAGTTAATAGCTTTCCTTACCAGTTGACAAATTGGGTTATATTAAtctcttatttaataaatttatttatttttgagagagagagagagagagagagagtgcaagcatgagcatgggagggacagagaaagagggagacagaggatccaaagcaggcttcacattgtcagcccagagcacatcccagggctctaactcaccagccctgagatcatgacctgagccaaaatcaagagtcccatgcttaagccactgagccacgcaggtgctcccaTATTAATAGTATTGGATGACCTCAGCCACAGTTAACAGCTTCCCTTTAAGGTGTCACTGTAAGGATGTTTCTCTCACATGTTCTCTTGTGCATTAGTGGACCAGGATCACAGAGCTGAAAGAAGCCTGATAATCTGTCAGggaggttttaaaaatacaaataactgaGCCTTACCTTCATCCTATTGAGTCAGAacttgtggtaatttttttttcaagtattagTTTTAAAAAGGTCCCCAGATGATTCTCAGGAGACTAGACCTAATTACATGTTATCTCAGGGAGCAGGGAATTAACCTCCAGAGAAAGATAATCTGCAGGCTACCTTCCCAATGTTCAACTACCTTTCCTGTCAGGAGATAATTTTCTTGTGGGCCAGTTAAATCCTCAGACTGTATTTAAGCTTATTCTCCCTGTTCCTCTTTTAGTTTTGTGATGACAcctaatgttttatttgtgtattGCTTAGAGTTTAATTTACAAAgggttttcttattttgagataggAAATAACTGAGTTTGCTCCTAAaaagttactaaaaaaataaaaaaatccaccTCCTCATTTTGCCTATTCCAAGATAAATTGTTACAATCCTCTCCTACACACACCccacatttcccccctccccctggcatAGCACAATGTCTGGAACATAAAATATTCAGTACATATTAATATCTTCCCCTATTCATTTCTTGACTTGCTTTTGAATACTTCCTGAGTGTTTTTTCAATATCTGGAGTCTAGAATGATTGGTGGGTTGGTCAGTGTTGAGTACGATGTGAGgattagagaattttttttggtCGATGGAAAGATTTTATAGGATATCAGATCCCATGTTCGGATACAGAAAATTTGGCCAATGTGCCATGGTGTACCAGGGACACACAGAACtggatattttattgtatttttaaaatcagttttgaaaACCTAtgtgtcattatttttaacaaaatagaggcgcgcctgggtggctcagtcggttgagcgtccgacttcagctcaggtcacaatctcgcggtccgtgagttcgagccccgcttcgggctctgggctgatggctcggagcctggagcctgcttctgattctgtgtctccctctctctctgcccctcccccgttcatgctctgactctctgtctcaacaataaataaacgtaaaaaattttaaaacaaacaaacaaaaaaacaaaaaaaaaaaccaaaataggaATGAAGCCATAAATCATTATAAAAGCCTTTCTATTTCCTAATGGGTGTCATCAAGTTGTTAACAGTTTGTTAACACTACCTGCTTCTCAAAAATGCTGGTAGTGTCCTTATAGGAGGGACAACGGGTCAAGAAACTTTGTGTTTCTTGTCAGACTTTATCTACAGACATGAAAAATTACGTACTTGAGCTTTTATTAAAGTGTTCTTAACATTGTTTTTATCCtaaaacaaatattgttttaGAACTTGTGTCACTGGAATTTGGATTCAGAAATACCTGatcctgaaaataaaaatctcccacCTGGAAAGGATAGTGCAACAGGTGGTAAGAAATCCTAGATGTGTGTATTTATagttataaacattaaaaatttatattcatactTGTAATACAAATAGCCACTTATATTAAAGggggtttgtttttaatgcaacCAGTTTTATCTAACTATTAATTGTCATTTTTTCCATACACATTCTTTCAGGTTCAATTAACAAGGTAAGGATAAATGTTTGGttttaaataattcacaaaacattattttaaaattacatgtatgctcattaaaaaatttctttctttaaaaatatcaatttcatTTCTGTAGAGTTCTTCAAACAAGTCAAAGCCTTTTCTGTTCTATAGGGCTGCAAACTGgtcattaaattaatattttattatgtatttttcaatataataATACCATAAATGGAAATTAACATTGCCAAAAGAGAAGTAGTTTCAGCCCTTGAGATTTATTGAAGCAATTGAAATGGTTCATTTCAACTAAGTAGTTGAAGTAGTGAAGAAATTaatctttcatttactttttttgatcAGGATATAAAATACTTAACTATCAGTAAATCTTAATGTTATTCAAGGCTTATTAGTTAACACTGTTTAGCTGGTACTTGCAACAGATTATACCAGTTCCTGCTGAAGTCAGTAAAAACAAATGATTCTTGGTTAGAACAAGAATTATACAGTCTTAGAACAAGAGCAGGGAACAGAGATGTCTTGCGTTTAAAAGTCTTCTGCTGCTGTATAGAACCATTTGGAAATTTCAATAGAGCAACTGATGCTAGAACTTAATTTGTCAGAGCATGCTCACAAAAGAACACAGGTGGGATTTTATTCATCATACtcctcaagtattttttttaatgcattcagtTACTAAAATGTTGTCCATGGTTTTTCTGTTATCAGAATAGTAAGCAAGGGATGTTTCAGTTATGGAGTTATCCTCTTAACGAAGGAAGTAACATGGAGAACAGGtgagagaatatttatttttataaacccaTAAATtagtgaaatatatttaaatacaatgaGTTAACTATTCATCTTAGATACTAGGAAGAAAAACAACCTGAAGAAAAAGTATTGCCTATAAATACGGGGGAATTATGGAAACCCTAAACTAGGAAGTGGCTGGCTTACACTACAGAGATCATCAGTGTATGGGCAATTAAGAATTTCTGTGCCCTTAAATGAGAGTTTATATGGATAGAGTTTGGGCTTCTCATCGAAGGGAAAATAAACTgtaataggaaaataatagtCCATGGGGCAAGAATGATTTCCATCCCTTATGTATAAGGTACTGGTGTCAGCAttcttactttacagatgagaacactgagtcAGGGCGACAAGatatgtaacttgcccaaagtcatacaatGAATGGAATGGTAGAAACAGGATGTAAGAAGAGCTTGGTTCATGCTCATTAGCACTACAGTGTATCACTTCTCagactttacttattttttggttCTTAAACTTAAGCATGCATCAGAACCAGCTAGAATGCTTCTTACAAACACAGGGTACTACTATGTGGAAATTACATTTATTGAACCCTGGGTCACTTTTACACACAGTGTGCTGTTTCATGGAGATCCTGAGTTCTGTTCCTCAGTTTTGTGCCCAGTTTTGACAGTGGGTGTGGCTCACTTGATAGCAGTCTCCCAGAGGACTTTACCTCTGTGAGACTCAGGATGAAACTCCCCTAAGCTGAAATTCAAGGTGTGAAtccaagaaatgctaaagagacCCTAGTGACTAATGCCCTAAGGGAATGTCGGTGCTGAGGGGGATAGAAAGGCTACTTTTACTAGAAGGAACTCAGCTGGGAACAAGGATTTCAAGGTAAGAGGTCAAATGAAATGAATTGAATTATATCACACTAACACAGAGCAAACATAAACTGAGTCAGTAGAGGGCAGTGGGTAGGATTACAAACATCCGGTCCCACCActctggctctaccacttaccaCATGTATGACCTTAACCACTCTGCCTCGGCTTCCTTACCCATAAAAGGTAAACAGTAAAAGTGCTTGTCTCCTGGGGACTAAGCAGAACAATGTGTTTGATAGGTATTTGCTATTTATACTGGGAAAGCCTAAGATGTTGCAGAGTTGGAAGCCCAGGATCAATGAAATAGTTTATtactgagatttttctcttcaatATGCCATCAAGAAgagaataaaagtaatattttttatttagggTTTAACATTTTGCAAAGTATGTTCATGTAATTGGCTTCTCAGACCACCTCAAGGTCGGTATTGTCCTTACCATTCTGATCACTGGTGGCAAAGGGATTCAAACCTAGGTCCCCACTCCCAGATTCCATGCTCTTTTCACTAAACAACGTGGATTGTGTCTGTCATCAATTGTAGATTTCAGGAGACTTTCCTGTGGTTTTATAAAGGCAAGTTGGTATAACTAATATTTagctaaagaaataaatttttactcttttctgtagaaatagaagtatttttcaaaatcctTCAAGAATACTTTGCTGTCTTTAATATAAACTGGCATTAAAAGAAGCAAGAAGATAATGAGACTTTACATGTCAATTAATGCTTCAACTCTTTCAATGTCAGTACTTctagtaagctttaaaaaaatgaactattttaaaCTCAGTGTTCCATGGCCTGGCTCTTATGCAGTTTTCATTCTAATATAATACCTAGAAGCATTAGTCATAAAATAAAAGAGCACTTCCAGGTGAAAATTACaatgggataattttttttttttttttacctgtatggttcctttctttctttctttcttttttttttttttttaaactatgggATAGTTTTTGATGaacattgttttgtttccttttatatgggcataattttttttagacCACAATGGCTAATGTAGAAGGCTTTATTGAGTAACCTAATTACATTCTTTGAGCTTCCTTTTATCTAATCCTGGGTCATAAACATGTCAATGCAATTTCAGTTTGAGTTGGATAGCCCCCTTCTCAGACATCATCAGTGCAGATACAATCTATTCATAGGTAAATAGATTAATTAGCCACTTTCAACCCAGTGGCCATTCATAGCCACAGCCATTTGTGGGTATAACAATCTAGTTTCCTGTGAATGCACACAGGGATATCCAGTTAATATTCTAATCTATacgtttaaaaatgtatattgttttatGTACTTGAGCATATTTGGAAGTTAACATCTGTCAGTTACAGATAGATACACATAGGCCATTGGAAACTAAACATTAACCAGTCtttgataattttactttttgattattttaatagcattttaattCCAGTCAACAAACCATTCATTaactaaatcattttttaaagggatttcAGAAAATCATCCGTGGAAACTGGCTTTAATGTAACCAATAATCCCATAAGGCTCTTTACTCTGAACCACTCACTTGTAACAAGTGCTTCAGTTGAGAAGCAAGTTGGTTCTTACCCTGGACTGCAGATACCATCGGTTCTCTGCTGGCCCTATGCTGATGGAGACTTTTTGAAGGACAGAAATGAGCCTTATATTAACTTATGTTCGACTATAGAAAACAATAGTGGTGAAACTTTACCTGCTTTAAATTGGAACTTGAAATATGGAAACAGCAGTGTGGAAGAAAACTTAACAGATGAAAGTGAtttatcagaaaatgaaaaagcaaatgataGTTTGCTCCCCTACTTTAAAAAGATGGACCTGAACTTAAAGCCAGAAACAATAGTAAACGTTGAGGAATCTTTCACAGAGGAACCAAGTGAAGTATTTCCATATCCtgattttctcccttctcctttcaaTACCCTGGACTTGCACAAATTAGCCCTTTCAAAATCTGAAAATTGGAAAGTGACAGTAGATCCTCCAGAAAGCTCTGTTGAACGTC contains the following coding sequences:
- the FAM217A gene encoding protein FAM217A isoform X3: MAECACPSARRSGGAQGPGLKALPWRRGSPRGAGGLATPRRLRVQAAPDRPAAPEYRWPRWNAGPSRAPPLHGSCRATGPLGRPAEPQPQPRLASLGPAWAPASRRPSSAEGGALAASRRPLPPLSSRCRKAESEGAPVKLFAPHAEGPGPRGNSAFGDDADDDTWACGAMGILRKQRCKMGRRNGENNGTTPRASSISKENLCHWNLDSEIPDPENKNLPPGKDSATGSINKNSKQGMFQLWSYPLNEGSNMENRDFRKSSVETGFNVTNNPIRLFTLNHSLVTSASVEKQVGSYPGLQIPSVLCWPYADGDFLKDRNEPYINLCSTIENNSGETLPALNWNLKYGNSSVEENLTDESDLSENEKANDSLLPYFKKMDLNLKPETIVNVEESFTEEPSEVFPYPDFLPSPFNTLDLHKLALSKSENWKVTVDPPESSVERLITRLLEMERLQHMTIQKERPRLQTTFCTLAATERPSSSKAIPKVRQPKLSDPLSLQTTCVDKSREKRKSNSGSCKLEQNASKWNWSNAGKYKWNSRPTSLKSSSTTKQLVATCDDFRNLKGSILNPCQELATKPTPSQTTQSLVKMVSTRCLPPKSPIPVSSIPLSFPENQREEIKVPRTKKKLYQKNIALNRPFYIQKLNCLSPSFTAKDTRRNPPLLH
- the FAM217A gene encoding protein FAM217A isoform X5 translates to MAECACPSARRSGGAQGPGLKALPWRRGSPRGAGGLATPRRLRVQAAPDRPAAPEYRWPRWNAGPSRAPPLHGSCRATGPLGRPAEPQPQPRLASLGPAWAPASRRPSSAEGGALAASRRPLPPLSSRCRKAESEGAPVKLFAPHAEGPGPRGNSAFGDDADDDTWACGAMGILRKQRCKMGRRNGENNGTTPRASSISKENLCHWNLDSEIPDPENKNLPPGKDSATGGSINKNHLEISIEQLMLELNLSEHAHKRTQNSKQGMFQLWSYPLNEGSNMENRDFRKSSVETGFNVTNNPIRLFTLNHSLVTSASVEKQVGSYPGLQIPSVLCWPYADGDFLKDRNEPYINLCSTIENNSGETLPALNWNLKYGNSSVEENLTDESDLSENEKANDSLLPYFKKMDLNLKPETIVNVEESFTEEPSEVFPYPDFLPSPFNTLDLHKLALSKSENWKVTVDPPESSVERLITRLLEMERLQHMTIQKERPRLQTTFCTLAATERPSSSKAIPKVRQPKLSDPLSLQTTCVDKSREKRKSNSGSCKLEQNASKWNWSNAGKYKWNSRPTSLKSSSTTKQLVATCDDFRNLKGSILNPCQELATKPTPSQTTQSLVKMVSTRCLPPKSPIPVSSIPLSFPENQREEIKVPRTKKKLYQKNIALNRPFYIQKLNCLSPSFTAKGKCSPIDQK
- the FAM217A gene encoding protein FAM217A isoform X2, whose product is MAECACPSARRSGGAQGPGLKALPWRRGSPRGAGGLATPRRLRVQAAPDRPAAPEYRWPRWNAGPSRAPPLHGSCRATGPLGRPAEPQPQPRLASLGPAWAPASRRPSSAEGGALAASRRPLPPLSSRCRKAESEGAPVKLFAPHAEGPGPRGNSAFGDDADDDTWACGAMGILRKQRCKMGRRNGENNGTTPRASSISKENLCHWNLDSEIPDPENKNLPPGKDSATGGSINKNSKQGMFQLWSYPLNEGSNMENRDFRKSSVETGFNVTNNPIRLFTLNHSLVTSASVEKQVGSYPGLQIPSVLCWPYADGDFLKDRNEPYINLCSTIENNSGETLPALNWNLKYGNSSVEENLTDESDLSENEKANDSLLPYFKKMDLNLKPETIVNVEESFTEEPSEVFPYPDFLPSPFNTLDLHKLALSKSENWKVTVDPPESSVERLITRLLEMERLQHMTIQKERPRLQTTFCTLAATERPSSSKAIPKVRQPKLSDPLSLQTTCVDKSREKRKSNSGSCKLEQNASKWNWSNAGKYKWNSRPTSLKSSSTTKQLVATCDDFRNLKGSILNPCQELATKPTPSQTTQSLVKMVSTRCLPPKSPIPVSSIPLSFPENQREEIKVPRTKKKLYQKNIALNRPFYIQKLNCLSPSFTAKGKCSPIDQK
- the FAM217A gene encoding protein FAM217A isoform X4 — protein: MSRLTQRAVVSPEHLPLPLCHGGCDKISWLPEGKIFSNVQREKIISKFLKESVLKRVFRSKQMRWEGSGYQNEDLSDNFPGTRKKAESEGAPVKLFAPHAEGPGPRGNSAFGDDADDDTWACGAMGILRKQRCKMGRRNGENNGTTPRASSISKENLCHWNLDSEIPDPENKNLPPGKDSATGGSINKNSKQGMFQLWSYPLNEGSNMENRDFRKSSVETGFNVTNNPIRLFTLNHSLVTSASVEKQVGSYPGLQIPSVLCWPYADGDFLKDRNEPYINLCSTIENNSGETLPALNWNLKYGNSSVEENLTDESDLSENEKANDSLLPYFKKMDLNLKPETIVNVEESFTEEPSEVFPYPDFLPSPFNTLDLHKLALSKSENWKVTVDPPESSVERLITRLLEMERLQHMTIQKERPRLQTTFCTLAATERPSSSKAIPKVRQPKLSDPLSLQTTCVDKSREKRKSNSGSCKLEQNASKWNWSNAGKYKWNSRPTSLKSSSTTKQLVATCDDFRNLKGSILNPCQELATKPTPSQTTQSLVKMVSTRCLPPKSPIPVSSIPLSFPENQREEIKVPRTKKKLYQKNIALNRPFYIQKLNCLSPSFTAKDTRRNPPLLH
- the FAM217A gene encoding protein FAM217A isoform X1 yields the protein MAECACPSARRSGGAQGPGLKALPWRRGSPRGAGGLATPRRLRVQAAPDRPAAPEYRWPRWNAGPSRAPPLHGSCRATGPLGRPAEPQPQPRLASLGPAWAPASRRPSSAEGGALAASRRPLPPLSSRCRKAESEGAPVKLFAPHAEGPGPRGNSAFGDDADDDTWACGAMGILRKQRCKMGRRNGENNGTTPRASSISKENLCHWNLDSEIPDPENKNLPPGKDSATGGSINKNSKQGMFQLWSYPLNEGSNMENRDFRKSSVETGFNVTNNPIRLFTLNHSLVTSASVEKQVGSYPGLQIPSVLCWPYADGDFLKDRNEPYINLCSTIENNSGETLPALNWNLKYGNSSVEENLTDESDLSENEKANDSLLPYFKKMDLNLKPETIVNVEESFTEEPSEVFPYPDFLPSPFNTLDLHKLALSKSENWKVTVDPPESSVERLITRLLEMERLQHMTIQKERPRLQTTFCTLAATERPSSSKAIPKVRQPKLSDPLSLQTTCVDKSREKRKSNSGSCKLEQNASKWNWSNAGKYKWNSRPTSLKSSSTTKQLVATCDDFRNLKGSILNPCQELATKPTPSQTTQSLVKMVSTRCLPPKSPIPVSSIPLSFPENQREEIKVPRTKKKLYQKNIALNRPFYIQKLNCLSPSFTAKDTRRNPPLLH